In Aedes albopictus strain Foshan chromosome 3, AalbF5, whole genome shotgun sequence, the following are encoded in one genomic region:
- the LOC115254122 gene encoding chromatin assembly factor 1 subunit A: protein MESVAKGDCKLSPSASAKKLKQTRLPFQILSGSPVASPEAAKTTPNRKRKPSIEADNNRASKIGRISEAKENVKDSAEVIVLDEESTEASPTGNESAVVEVPEDELSQTPTKTVGETSGDPAGKDTEDRIMIKFPLGKKKTRKNSAGEEGSAKKKAPKEKKKQRKVNKKNKTNDQDPQQAEESIVLDESDLSDTEKAEGVEQENTKKEDEKQAVVKEIVEASDVTKELKNTEEKVQEQGKKEQAGKSENNSNESADEKPVDKGEVEAQEERDDQSTEVENNKELKVEQPAETASTEEETGVENASNENKPDEQAKETKKEVDGEAVTPRRTRLPRTASQKPAESEQKKDEVTPKRSRSAKKTVTDKNSETKTPKNQKPTKEASSASKTTPKVQPANETTDKASKPTAGALDKMFAKIQTESKKKPSETIIESQKTPEKKPPKLEDDVMEVDQSEEEATADNVPTNAISVSICLDDSNDDGANGDDEENAYMLCTPNSKDRSLLAADGKEKKLTPKQIARRKEAEQRHAAKQQELEEKKKRKQEEKEAKQREKEEQELMKKKEREEKEEQKRKEREEKEEQKRKEKEEKEEQKRKEKEEKEEQKRKEREEKERKRLAEVEAKNEEKRKKEEQKEEERKKKEEEKEAEEKRKQKTAQAFQSFFVKKPAQREVKQSDDENSMDQQSVGDGSEAIPRLAFMPFCVKGDMRLAPVCRAVLEEDRKKRLEKVLTEEGSAKDDSRQCLYLQQLKSKDYVVGKCERTWTAQDDEGDEDDVMIVDDNVCHQIEVDPAAAPSRRYRAKFFLFEENRRPPYRGTWRKRSAQIKARRPFVQDTKFFDYEVDSDDEWEEEEPGESLHGSDDEKDVDPEEDYEVDNDFFVPHGHLSDEEMQAEDDVMEDNSPETQKAKLKILQQEFAAEMKKKTEKIKPRLIGCLWENGPGEAPECSPIIWEILKARAMLYDPEEPISFMVQKSEPESTNSSPSKEKEAIERKPKQVKLVDEGVKELITLIHGSALSRKFLIKEFLAYWAKRRDEGEANVPQYGQDSIRTKILEVASWRPCPDEGQMQNKMCWYVNKEALIKYGLTDLKVPTGWEFILKPITKSKKEKKPKNGEEANGEDEGEKKPETKKESPKDKEKNDRLQSTPSSASKSKPPAAPAASITKFTKKLSEDDKRKQFAKARKSSAASPGSVSKKPANTAASPVVASPSSAETKPATAKKRVSLLMSVPRGQTINQTTKSNLISQFLAKTGNTGGSSSSETSDSSTKKKKSNASEAMEVDPPVANGNHGGRATEPGEEVIVLDD from the exons ATGGAATCGGTCGCCAAAGGCGATTGCAAGCTGTCGCCTTCTGCGTCTGCGAAAAAGTTGAAACAGACGAGACTTCCCTTCCAG ATTCTAAGTGGATCACCGGTGGCCTCACCAGAAGCAGCAAAGACCACTCCCAACCGTAAAAGGAAGCCCTCGATCGAAGCGGATAACAACAGAGCTTCTAAGATTGGCAGAATTTCAGAAGCGAAGGAAAACGTGAAAGACTCTGCAGAAGTCATTGTACTGGACGAGGAGAGTACAGAAGCATCACCAACTGGAAATGAGTCGGCAGTGGTTGAGGTTCCAGAGGACGAGTTGTCTCAAACGCCTACCAAAACTGTGGGTGAAACCAGCGGTGATCCGGCTGGCAAGGACACGGAAGACAGGATTATGATAAAGTTTCCGTTAGGGAAGAAGAAGACTCGCAAGAACAGCGCCGGGGAAGAAGGATCTGCTAAAAAGAAAGCGCCAAAGGAGAAAAAGAAGCAACGTaaggtaaacaaaaagaacaaaacaAACGATCAAGACCCTCAGCAGGCGGAGGAATCGATTGTGCTTGATGAGAGCGATTTATCAGATACAGAAAAGGCTGAGGGAGTTGAACAGGAAAACACCAAGAAAGAGGATGAAAAGCAAGCAGTTGTGAAGGAGATAGTTGAAGCTTCCGATGTCACGAAGGAATTGAAGAACACCGAGGAAAAGGTTCAAGAACAAGGCAAAAAAGAACAGGCAGGCAAATCTGAGAACAACAGTAATGAATCCGCAGACGAAAAACCTGTTGATAAAGGAGAGGTTGAAGCACAAGAGGAACGGGATGATCAATCAACGgaagttgaaaacaacaaagaacTCAAAGTAGAACAACCTGCTGAAACAGCGTCAACCGAAGAAGAGACAGGCGTTGAGAATGCTTCTAATGAGAATAAACCTGATGAGCAAGcaaaggaaaccaagaaggaagtGGACGGTGAAGCTGTCACGCCTCGTCGAACGCGTCTTCCCAGAACAGCTTCCCAGAAGCCTGCTGAATCTGAACAGAAGAAAGACGAAGTCACACCTAAACGCAGTCGATCAGCGAAGAAAACAGTAACGGATAAGAATTCGGAAACTAAAACACCGAAAAATCAGAAACCGACGAAAGAAGCCTCATCAGCGTCTAAAACCACCCCAAAAGTCCAACCGGCGAACGAAACGACAGACAAGGCGAGCAAACCAACGGCCGGCGCTTTGGACAAGATGTTTGCCAAGATTCAAACCGAGAGCAAGAAGAAACCTAGCGAAACGATCATCGAAAGTCAGAAGACTCCGGAGAAAAAACCACCCAAATTGGAAGATGACGTCATGGAAGTTGACCAGTCGGAGGAAGAAGCTACCGCTGACAATGTCCCCACCAACGCCATCAGTGTAAGCATTTGTCTGGACGATTCCAATGACGATGGTGCAAACGGAGACGACGAGGAAAACGCTTACATGCTGTGCACGCCTAACTCGAAAGATCGATCCCTGCTGGCGGCGGATGGTAAGGAGAAGAAACTCACTCCCAAGCAGATTGCCCGCCGTAAGGAAGCCGAACAGCGACATGCCGCCAAGCAGCAGGAGTTGGAAGAGAAGAAGAAACGGAAGCAGGAGGAAAAGGAAGCAAAGCAACGCGAGAAAGAAGAACAAGAGCTGATGAAGAAGAAGGAGCGAGAGGAAAAGGAGGAACAGAAGCGCAAGGAACGGGAAGAGAAAGAAGAGCAAAAGCGCAAGGAAAAAGAAGAGAAGGAAGAACAGAAGCGCAAAGAGAAGGAAGAAAAGGAGGAGCAAAAGCGCAAGGAACGAGAAGAGAAGGAACGCAAGAGACTGGCTGAGGTAGAAGCGAAGAACGAGGAAAAGCGCAAGAAAGAAGAGCAGAAGGAGGAGGAACGAAAGAAGAAGGAAGAGGAAAAAGAAGCCGAAGAAAAGCGTAAGCAAAAGACGGCgcaagctttccaaagcttcttcgTGAAGAAACCGGCGCAGAGGGAGGTGAAACAATCGGACGACGAGAACTCCATGGATCAGCAGTCGGTAGGTGATGGAAGCGAGGCGATTCCCCGGCTGGCATTCATGCCATTCTGTGTCAAGGGCGATATGCGGTTGGCTCCCGTGTGCAGGGCTGTCCTAGAGGAGGATCGCAAAAAGCGATTGGAAAAGGTGCTAACGGAGGAAGGTTCAGCTAAGGATGACAGCAGACAGTGTTTGTATCTGCAGCAACTGAAGAGCAAGGATTACGTGGTGGGCAAGTGCGAGCGAACGTGGACGGCGCAGGACGACGAGGGAGATGAAGATGATGTGATGATTGTGG ACGATAACGTTTGCCATCAGATCGAAGTGGATCCGGCAGCTGCTCCGTCCCGTCGCTACCGGGCAAAGTTCTTCCTATTTGAGGAGAACCGTCGGCCTCCATATCGAGGAACGTGGCGAAAGCGCAGCGCTCAGATCAAAGCTAGGCGTCCCTTCGTCCAGGATACC aaattctttgacTACGAAGTTGACTCCGATGACGAGTGGGAGGAAGAGGAACCGGGTGAATCGCTCCACGGCAGTGACGACGAGAAGGATGTCGATCCGGAGGAGGACTACGAAGTGGACAACGATTTCTTCGTGCCGCATGGACACTTGAGCGACGAAGAGATGCAAGCCGAGGACGATGTCATGGAGGACAACAGTCCAGAAACGCAAAAGGCCAAGCTGAAGATCCTGCAGCAGGAGTTTGCCGCCGAAATGAAGAAGAAAACGGAGAAAATCAAGCCCCGTCTGATCGGTTGCCTGTGGGAAAATGGACCCGGCGAAGCCCCAGAATGTTCGCCGATTATTTGGGAAATTCTCAAAGCTCGAGCCATGCTGTATGACCCGGAGGAACCCATTTCGTTTATGGTGCAGAAATCAGAACCCGAATCGACAAACTCGTCACCCTCGAAGGAAAAAGAAGCAATCGAGCGGAAGCCCAAGCAGGTCAAACTGGTGGACGAAGGGGTTAAGGAATTGATCACGCTCATCCATGGCAGTGCCCTGAGCCGTAAGTTCCTgatcaaggaattcctggcgtaCTGGGCCAAGCGGAGGGACGAGGGCGAAGCCAATGTCCCGCAGTACGGTCAGGATAGTATAAGGACAAAGATTCTGGAAGTAGCCAGCTGGAGGCCCTGCCCGGACGAAGGCCAGATGCAGAACAAAATGTGCTGGTACGTCAATAAGGAAGCGCTGATCAAGTACGGGCTGACCGATCTGAAGGTCCCCACCGGATGGGAGTTCATCCTGAAACCGATCACCAAAAGCAAAAAGGAGAAAAAGCCGAAAAACGGGGAGGAAGCCAATGGGGAGGACGAAGGCGAGAAGAAGCCGGAAACGAAAAAGGAGTCTCCCAAGGATAAGGAGAAAAATGACAG ACTGCAATCGACGCCGAGTTCGGCATCGAAATCGAAACCCCCCGCCGCTCCCGCCGCCAGCATCACCAAGTTCACGAAGAAACTCTCCGAGGACGACAAGCGAAAACAGTTTGCCAAGGCGCGGAAATCCAGCGCAGCATCACCCGGCAGCGTCAGCAAAAAACCTGCCAACACTGCCGCATCGCCCGTTGTGGCATCTCCCAGCAGCGCTGAGACGAAACCAGCCACGGCAAAGAAGCGCGTCTCGCTGCTGATGTCGGTTCCACGGGGGCAGACCATCAATCAGACCACCAAGAGCAATCTAATCAGTCAGTTTCTGGCCAAGACTGGCAAcactggcggcagcagcagcagtgagaCTAGTGATAGCagcacgaagaagaagaagagtaatGCATCGGAAGCGATGGAGGTTGATCCTCCGGTCGCGAATGGGAACCACGGCGGTCGAGCGACCGAACCCGGCGAGGAGGTCATTGTGTTAGATGATTAA